AAGCCCCCCAGTTTGTTTCTGGGTTTCAGAGCTCCTAACAGGAGGCTGAAAGGCTCTGGaaatgctgttgctgctgctgtggtTGTATATTTTGCTAGTATGTCTGTGGGCAGGAAGGGGGCCAATGGCCTGGTTAGGAAACCAGTCTTTCTCTCTCCCAAGACAGATCTCCAAGGTTAGTGGGCAGTGAAGGGGACAGTGTATTGCCGAGGGGCCTCTGAGGTTGCTGACCTTGGAAACAGGCAAGGGTACTCAGGCTAAGTGAGTCCATAGTGTCAGGAAACCCTTGGTGCCCTATCCTCATTGGGGTGTCCACCCACTCTCCAGGTCCTTGCAATGGCCATGAACACTACATCTCCTGGAGCAGCAACCTCACCAGGTGTCTTTTTCCAACCGCTGGCCATCATTTTACTATCACTGGCACTGGTTGTGGGGCTTCCTGGCAACGGATTCGTGGTGTGGAGCATCCTGGCAAAAATGCAGAAGCACTCCGTCACTACCCTGCTGGTCCTGAACTTGGCCTTGGCCGACTTGGCCGTATTGCTCACTGCCCCCTTTTTCCTTTCCGCCCTGGCCCGAGGCACCTGGGACTTTCGACTGGTTGGCTGCCGCCTCTGCTTCTATATCTGCGGGGTCAGTATGTATGCCAGCATCCTGCTTATCACGGCCATGAGTCTGGACCGCTCACTGGCAGTGGCCCGCCCCTTCTTGTCCCAGAAGCTGCGCACCAAGGCGATGGCTGGGCGGGTGCTAGCAGGCATTTGGGTGGCGTCCGTACTGCTGGCCACGCCCGTCTTATTGTACCGCACGGTGGCCTTGCAAAAGAACAACAGGAGCCTGGCCTGCTTCATGAAGTACCCTACTGAAGGACACCGGGCCTTCCATCTGCTCTTTGAGACCATCACCGGCTTCCTGCTGCCCTTCCTGGTCGTGGTGGCCAGCTACTCCGACATCGGGCGCAGGCTGCAGGCCCGGCGCTTCCGCCGCAGTCGCCGCACCGGCCGCCTGGTGGTGCTCATCATCCTGGCCTTTGCTGCGTTTTGGTTGCCCTATCACGTGGTGAACCTGGCCGAGGCGGGCCGCTCGCTGGCCGGCCTGGCCGCCTGGTCCGGGCCAGCGGGGATGCGGCTGCTCCTGACCCACAAGGTGCTCATCGCGCTCGCCTTCCTGAGCAGCAGCGTGAACCCTGTGCTGTATGCTTGCGCCGGCGGTGGCCTGCTGCGCTCGGCCGGCGTGGGCTTCATAGCCAAGCTGCTGGAGGGCACGGGCTCTGAGGGGTCCAGCGCCCGCCGCGGGGGCACCTTGGGCCAGACCATGAGGGGCGCCCCCACCTCTCCTGACCCTGCCCCCACCGAGGATCTCACTGCCTCCTCCAACCCTCTAGAGTGAAGCGAACTGAACTAGGCCTGGTGGGTGGTGATGGAAGGATGCTCACTTTCCTCCTGCTGGAGGGCCCTCCTGCTGGCCTGACCCAATTCTGTACCCCAAGGAGGAGAATGAGAGTGGGGGCTTGAGCggaagaagagagaaggaggGGCAAGTGGCTGCCGACTGAGAAAGCCTGCTCGGGCCTGGCTCTCAATGGCAGCTTTACAATTAAAACTGAAATCTGAAATTGGGTCAGCATTGTGAGTGGGGC
The window above is part of the Loxodonta africana isolate mLoxAfr1 chromosome 10, mLoxAfr1.hap2, whole genome shotgun sequence genome. Proteins encoded here:
- the LTB4R gene encoding leukotriene B4 receptor 1, coding for MAMNTTSPGAATSPGVFFQPLAIILLSLALVVGLPGNGFVVWSILAKMQKHSVTTLLVLNLALADLAVLLTAPFFLSALARGTWDFRLVGCRLCFYICGVSMYASILLITAMSLDRSLAVARPFLSQKLRTKAMAGRVLAGIWVASVLLATPVLLYRTVALQKNNRSLACFMKYPTEGHRAFHLLFETITGFLLPFLVVVASYSDIGRRLQARRFRRSRRTGRLVVLIILAFAAFWLPYHVVNLAEAGRSLAGLAAWSGPAGMRLLLTHKVLIALAFLSSSVNPVLYACAGGGLLRSAGVGFIAKLLEGTGSEGSSARRGGTLGQTMRGAPTSPDPAPTEDLTASSNPLE